A portion of the Adhaeribacter radiodurans genome contains these proteins:
- a CDS encoding RraA family protein, whose translation MKVKHTILLIALSSLFFKNPLSAQTISKEELTYLTSDWKGERFPDGRPKIPDNLLERAKLIMIDDAWSVLKNEGYVNQFEGNWKSVNDMPMTGRAVTAMYLPSRPDLEKQIKDRGAKQGRKGNTNAWPIDILAKGDLYVADAFGKISGGGIMGATLANSIISKSGNGVVFDGAARDLQELRQIKGFNAVVRDFHPSYTEEMVLQGLNTPIRIGRAVVIPGDLVIVQPEGVLFVPAHLAEQVVSTSEFVIRKDKFGFEMVRTGKYSTGEIDSQWPDKIKADFLQWLEKHPELGKMTRPELDKVMSKRTW comes from the coding sequence ATGAAAGTAAAGCATACCATTCTTTTAATTGCATTAAGTAGTTTATTTTTTAAAAATCCGCTATCTGCCCAAACCATTTCTAAAGAAGAACTAACCTATCTTACCTCCGATTGGAAAGGCGAACGGTTTCCGGATGGGCGTCCTAAAATTCCGGATAATTTGCTGGAGCGGGCCAAGCTAATCATGATCGATGATGCCTGGAGCGTTTTAAAGAACGAAGGCTACGTTAACCAGTTTGAAGGAAACTGGAAAAGTGTGAACGACATGCCTATGACGGGCCGCGCGGTAACTGCCATGTACCTGCCCAGCCGGCCGGATTTAGAAAAACAAATTAAAGACCGGGGCGCCAAGCAAGGTCGCAAAGGAAATACCAATGCCTGGCCCATTGATATTCTCGCCAAAGGCGATTTATACGTGGCCGATGCTTTTGGCAAAATAAGTGGGGGCGGTATTATGGGCGCTACCTTAGCCAATTCGATTATCAGCAAATCGGGGAACGGGGTGGTGTTCGATGGCGCCGCCCGCGATTTACAGGAACTCCGCCAGATAAAAGGATTTAACGCCGTAGTGCGCGATTTTCATCCTTCCTACACCGAAGAAATGGTCTTGCAGGGGCTTAATACGCCTATCCGCATCGGCCGGGCCGTGGTGATTCCGGGCGATTTAGTAATTGTACAACCGGAAGGCGTTCTTTTTGTGCCAGCGCATTTGGCGGAGCAAGTAGTAAGTACTTCGGAATTTGTGATCCGGAAAGATAAGTTCGGTTTTGAGATGGTACGTACCGGCAAATACAGCACCGGCGAAATCGATAGCCAATGGCCGGACAAAATCAAAGCTGATTTTTTACAATGGCTCGAAAAACACCCGGAACTAGGTAAAATGACCCGCCCGGAACTGGATAAAGTAATGAGTAAAAGAACGTGGTAG